The following coding sequences are from one Phycisphaeraceae bacterium window:
- a CDS encoding superoxide dismutase gives MPFTLPPLPYDHAALEPAIDAQTMQIHHGKHHQAYVTNANKALEGSKWADAPVEAVVTQIADLPEAIRGPVRNNAGGHFNHSLFWTIMAPAGKGGGGEPNGPLADAITKKFGGFSAFKDEFAKAAAGRFGSGWAWLCAKNGGVAICSTANQDNPLMGESIAGCGGTPILGLDVWEHAYYLKYQNRRPDYVTAWWGVVNWGQVAKNFAAAK, from the coding sequence ATGCCCTTTACGCTCCCTCCCCTGCCGTACGACCATGCCGCACTTGAGCCGGCGATTGATGCACAGACGATGCAGATCCACCACGGCAAGCACCATCAGGCCTACGTGACCAACGCCAACAAGGCCCTGGAGGGCAGCAAGTGGGCGGACGCTCCCGTTGAGGCCGTGGTCACCCAGATCGCCGACCTGCCCGAGGCCATCCGCGGCCCCGTCCGCAACAACGCAGGTGGGCACTTCAACCACTCCCTGTTCTGGACCATCATGGCCCCGGCGGGCAAGGGCGGGGGCGGCGAGCCGAACGGCCCGCTCGCGGACGCGATCACGAAGAAGTTCGGGGGCTTCAGCGCATTCAAGGACGAGTTTGCCAAGGCCGCGGCCGGACGCTTCGGCTCGGGCTGGGCGTGGCTGTGCGCCAAGAATGGCGGCGTGGCGATCTGCTCGACCGCGAACCAGGACAACCCCCTCATGGGCGAGTCGATCGCCGGGTGCGGCGGCACGCCGATCCTCGGCCTGGACGTCTGGGAGCACGCGTACTACCTCAAGTACCAGAACCGGCGTCCCGATTATGTCACCGCATGGTGGGGCGTCGTGAACTGGGGTCAGGTGGCGAAGAACTTCGCGGCGGCCAAATAG
- a CDS encoding sigma-70 family RNA polymerase sigma factor has product MMITPSPLEQHRRRTQVHFSAGAEEKAVGARKVKRALSREDEKLLASILSAEQDFIDSPVFRETGAEKSIYDDAPDIQKPDTSWYHPVMDDLSPGKSRAVKSAQQVILTGAEEKVLFHQFNYARFRVWKLQEDVWSSPDRKPTAEQAELILSWYRRAEQIREQIAETNLALVLAMAKRTRMSEVDFADLVSEGNMALLRAVDKFDAGRGYKFSTYACRAILKAFSRQGMKLSKYRQRFPTDFDPKLEKSNYLETKRAGFEKEAADEVKRIVLDNRADLTDVERTVIEHRFGLESGEADKPMTLEQVGQIIGVTKERVRQIQNKAMDKIRLALEANFLRSRPNKEEEGAEPAANNTPADAAI; this is encoded by the coding sequence ATGATGATTACTCCCAGCCCTCTTGAGCAGCACCGGCGCCGCACCCAGGTGCACTTCTCCGCGGGAGCGGAGGAGAAGGCGGTCGGCGCGCGCAAGGTCAAGCGGGCCCTCAGCCGCGAGGACGAGAAACTGCTGGCGTCGATCCTCTCGGCCGAGCAGGACTTTATCGACAGCCCGGTCTTCCGCGAGACCGGCGCCGAGAAGTCGATCTACGACGATGCGCCGGACATCCAGAAGCCCGACACATCGTGGTACCACCCGGTGATGGACGACCTGTCGCCGGGCAAGAGCCGGGCAGTCAAGAGTGCCCAGCAGGTGATCCTGACGGGCGCCGAGGAAAAGGTCCTCTTCCACCAGTTCAACTACGCGCGGTTCCGCGTGTGGAAACTGCAGGAGGACGTCTGGTCCTCGCCCGATCGCAAGCCGACGGCGGAGCAGGCCGAACTGATCCTGTCGTGGTACCGGCGCGCCGAGCAGATCCGCGAGCAGATCGCGGAGACGAACCTGGCGCTGGTGCTGGCGATGGCTAAGCGCACCCGCATGAGCGAGGTGGACTTCGCCGATCTGGTCAGCGAGGGCAACATGGCTCTGCTGCGGGCCGTCGACAAGTTCGACGCCGGCCGCGGCTACAAGTTCAGCACCTACGCCTGCCGCGCGATCCTCAAGGCCTTCTCACGTCAGGGCATGAAGCTGAGCAAGTATCGCCAGCGCTTCCCGACCGATTTCGACCCGAAGCTCGAGAAGTCCAACTACCTCGAGACCAAGCGGGCCGGCTTCGAGAAGGAGGCCGCGGACGAGGTCAAGCGGATCGTCCTGGACAACCGGGCCGATCTGACGGACGTCGAGCGGACGGTGATCGAGCACCGCTTCGGGCTCGAGTCGGGCGAAGCCGACAAGCCGATGACGCTCGAGCAGGTCGGCCAGATCATCGGCGTCACCAAGGAGCGTGTACGGCAGATCCAGAACAAGGCGATGGACAAGATCCGCCTGGCGCTGGAGGCCAACTTCCTCCGCTCACGCCCGAACAAGGAAGAGGAAGGCGCCGAGCCGGCGGCAAACAACACGCCCGCCGACGCGGCGATCTGA
- a CDS encoding S8 family serine peptidase, whose product MIINPDSNSRHRTLGRLAIGSAALVGLINPMAFGQATGKAVTAPSLRAVAARGITRVSTPDGRVIHETASQVRNIILTQVGGGEAVARWQEQNEAGVWVPWYSLSRDASSPLPTFEPARRTSDLLLLKYAAFDPLAAAPAVSKTLQAPSTAGVFIVQCICPPTDSFKTSLAAAGASPVAYLVNNALIVKADPKAAKAIGMLPFVRWVGPYHTAYKCEAALLESAAMGPVTVNVQTFERGPVAKGVVATRIEQVGGKVTSLIPEGFLVGAVLNRDQLLTILAMPEVQWVDSSGPTSVDMNLARAATGANFIESTLGFTGQGVRIEVMDDNVRETHVDFQSPPIIFHGPRSGSTNHGTCVMGIAIATGTGNGQGRGMLPSAEQGIFADKDLLTNRYTHTLELVDDLGPYRAVVQANAWGSEWTTTYATQSMQMDDILFNADLILTQSMSNLGNQLARPEAWAKNIVACGGILHNDTLTRADDSWGGFVSIGPAADGRIKPDLSHFADSIFCTFDGSDTDYIGGFDGSSSSTGITAGAFGLLAQMWHEQVFAGFGGGPSVFADRPHAATARALMVHSAYRYDFVGAGADLTRTHQGWGMADLERLYNLRTGMFIVNESTPLTHLSHARYNFSVDGSTPLRVTMVYKDPAGNTAASVARINDLSVKVTSPTAEIFWGNNGLLVGNWSTPGGVSNTVDTIENVFIENPVPGTWIVEVFADEVVQDGNPLTPQTDAVFALVVTGGIRDLCRVDWDGDGMITPSDIAVFITDWVNSLTNQTLEGDFDLNGVVDPSDIAQFITSWIGALSAGGC is encoded by the coding sequence GTGATTATCAACCCAGACTCCAACTCCCGTCACCGGACACTCGGGCGACTCGCCATCGGTTCCGCTGCGCTCGTCGGGCTCATCAACCCGATGGCTTTCGGTCAGGCGACCGGCAAGGCCGTGACTGCGCCGTCGCTGCGGGCCGTGGCCGCACGCGGGATTACCCGAGTTTCGACCCCGGATGGACGGGTTATCCACGAAACTGCATCACAGGTTCGCAACATCATTCTGACTCAGGTTGGTGGCGGCGAAGCGGTTGCCCGGTGGCAGGAGCAGAATGAGGCTGGCGTTTGGGTCCCCTGGTACTCACTTTCTCGCGATGCGTCGTCGCCCCTCCCGACTTTCGAGCCCGCCCGCCGGACCAGCGACCTGCTCCTGCTCAAGTACGCAGCCTTTGATCCGCTCGCCGCGGCTCCGGCCGTGAGCAAGACGCTCCAGGCTCCGTCTACCGCTGGCGTGTTCATCGTTCAGTGCATCTGCCCGCCGACCGACTCGTTCAAGACGAGCTTGGCCGCGGCAGGGGCGAGCCCGGTCGCGTACCTCGTCAACAACGCCCTCATCGTGAAGGCCGACCCCAAGGCGGCCAAGGCGATCGGCATGCTGCCGTTTGTCCGCTGGGTTGGGCCGTACCACACCGCGTACAAGTGTGAGGCCGCGCTGCTCGAATCCGCTGCGATGGGCCCGGTCACGGTGAACGTCCAGACCTTTGAGCGAGGGCCCGTGGCCAAAGGGGTGGTCGCCACGCGGATCGAACAGGTCGGCGGCAAAGTAACGTCGCTGATCCCCGAAGGGTTCCTAGTCGGCGCGGTGCTGAATCGCGACCAGTTGCTGACCATCCTGGCGATGCCAGAGGTCCAGTGGGTCGACTCGAGCGGTCCGACGTCGGTGGACATGAACCTGGCTCGCGCGGCGACTGGGGCGAACTTCATCGAGTCGACGCTTGGCTTCACGGGCCAGGGCGTCCGCATCGAGGTGATGGACGATAACGTCCGTGAGACGCACGTCGACTTCCAGTCTCCGCCCATCATCTTCCACGGGCCACGGTCGGGCTCCACGAACCACGGCACCTGCGTGATGGGCATCGCCATCGCCACCGGCACTGGCAACGGCCAGGGCCGCGGCATGCTGCCCTCCGCCGAGCAGGGCATTTTCGCGGACAAGGACCTGCTCACCAACCGCTACACCCACACGCTGGAACTGGTCGACGACCTCGGGCCATACCGGGCCGTCGTGCAGGCCAACGCCTGGGGTTCGGAGTGGACGACGACCTACGCGACCCAGTCCATGCAGATGGACGACATCCTGTTCAACGCGGACCTCATTCTCACGCAGTCCATGAGCAACCTGGGCAACCAGTTGGCGCGGCCGGAGGCGTGGGCCAAGAACATCGTCGCCTGCGGCGGCATCCTGCACAACGACACGCTGACCCGCGCCGACGACTCATGGGGCGGGTTCGTCTCGATCGGCCCCGCGGCCGACGGCCGCATCAAGCCCGATCTCTCGCACTTTGCGGATTCGATCTTCTGCACCTTCGATGGGTCCGACACGGACTACATCGGCGGCTTTGACGGCTCATCGTCGTCGACGGGCATCACCGCCGGCGCCTTCGGGCTCCTCGCGCAGATGTGGCACGAGCAGGTCTTCGCCGGGTTCGGCGGCGGCCCCTCCGTCTTTGCCGATCGCCCCCACGCCGCGACGGCCCGGGCGCTGATGGTGCACTCCGCGTACCGGTACGACTTTGTCGGGGCCGGGGCGGACCTGACGCGCACGCACCAGGGCTGGGGGATGGCCGACCTCGAGCGGCTGTACAACCTTCGCACGGGCATGTTCATCGTCAACGAGTCAACGCCCCTGACGCACCTCTCGCACGCGAGGTACAACTTCAGCGTCGACGGCTCGACCCCGCTCCGCGTCACGATGGTCTACAAGGACCCGGCCGGCAACACCGCCGCATCGGTTGCTCGGATCAACGACCTCTCGGTGAAGGTGACTTCGCCAACGGCGGAGATCTTCTGGGGCAACAACGGCCTGCTCGTCGGCAACTGGTCCACTCCGGGCGGCGTGAGCAACACCGTCGACACCATCGAGAACGTCTTCATCGAGAACCCCGTTCCCGGCACGTGGATCGTCGAGGTCTTCGCCGACGAGGTCGTTCAGGACGGCAACCCGCTCACGCCCCAGACCGATGCGGTGTTCGCGCTGGTGGTTACCGGCGGCATCCGCGACCTCTGCCGCGTGGATTGGGACGGCGACGGCATGATCACGCCGTCGGACATCGCGGTGTTCATCACCGATTGGGTGAACAGCCTCACAAACCAGACGCTCGAGGGCGATTTCGATCTCAACGGTGTGGTCGACCCCTCGGACATCGCGCAGTTCATCACGTCATGGATCGGCGCCCTGTCCGCCGGCGGCTGCTGA
- a CDS encoding TolC family protein yields MRWAFWGAASLALAGCASPLSEDNSTALRRSIVQSAGRELVQAQKYTDLMTTTRDPQVPNLGLKPEIRNELERTTGLASFKGTPLDLGPSLLPDGARQTAPITLERAIASAVANNLDVQFARLAPAIAGDRVVAAEAAFDWVMVGTASWNSQDEPRISTSLTGGVTSTQQQVANETFGFRRRLTTGGQFLVQQGFTYTDSQTPQLLQVPDPAYEPTITLQLDQPLLRNFGSDVALAQVRLAQNAERDDVQQLKATLIKAVADTEDAYWNLALARHQLKIFERLWEQGEDVRRKLEARRGFDVKQTQYTQALSAVQSRKAQITRAQRSLTEASNRLKQLINDPEWTIGSETLLLPADVPIDAPVQFNLADAAMLALQNRPEIQRAIISIDDTAIRLQVADNARLPLLDLRAQTRFSALGDNLGNSYDNLLEGNFVNFLVSLNFEAPIGNRAAEAEYGARRLEQNQAVIAYRAAVTGVVGEVKTALTQVVAAYTLIEQSHAARLASAEDLRALQIEVENLQGYTPESLDRTLRSQERLAASEQEEIQALLDYNTSLSRLFTAMGTSLERNRITFDVPNVPQTAIRSPFNPFYSMP; encoded by the coding sequence ATGCGGTGGGCCTTCTGGGGGGCGGCGTCGCTGGCACTGGCCGGCTGTGCCTCCCCGCTTTCTGAAGACAACTCGACGGCCCTTCGGCGGTCGATCGTCCAGTCCGCCGGGCGGGAACTGGTCCAGGCCCAGAAGTACACCGATTTGATGACCACCACCAGGGACCCCCAGGTACCCAACCTGGGGCTCAAGCCCGAGATCCGGAACGAACTGGAGCGGACCACGGGGCTCGCATCGTTCAAGGGGACGCCGCTGGACCTTGGGCCGTCTCTGCTCCCCGATGGCGCCCGGCAGACCGCCCCGATTACCCTTGAGCGGGCCATCGCCTCCGCCGTGGCGAACAACCTGGATGTCCAGTTCGCCCGGCTGGCCCCAGCCATCGCCGGTGACCGAGTCGTCGCGGCGGAAGCGGCGTTCGACTGGGTCATGGTGGGCACCGCTTCCTGGAACAGCCAGGACGAGCCCCGGATCTCAACATCCCTGACCGGCGGTGTGACCTCCACCCAGCAGCAGGTCGCCAATGAGACGTTCGGTTTCCGGCGTCGGCTGACGACCGGTGGCCAGTTCCTCGTCCAGCAGGGCTTCACGTACACCGACTCGCAAACCCCCCAGTTGCTCCAGGTGCCTGATCCGGCCTACGAGCCAACCATCACCCTCCAGCTGGATCAGCCGCTGCTGAGAAACTTTGGGTCCGACGTGGCCCTGGCGCAGGTCCGTCTCGCACAGAACGCGGAGCGGGACGATGTCCAGCAACTCAAAGCCACGCTGATCAAGGCCGTCGCCGACACCGAGGACGCGTACTGGAACCTGGCACTGGCCCGTCACCAACTCAAGATCTTCGAGCGGCTGTGGGAGCAGGGCGAGGACGTCCGCCGGAAACTCGAGGCCCGCCGCGGCTTTGACGTCAAGCAGACGCAGTACACCCAGGCCCTCTCCGCGGTGCAGTCCCGCAAGGCCCAGATCACGCGAGCACAGCGGTCGCTGACAGAGGCCAGCAACCGGCTCAAGCAACTGATCAACGACCCCGAGTGGACCATTGGGTCCGAGACGCTGCTCCTGCCGGCGGACGTCCCGATTGATGCGCCGGTGCAGTTCAACCTGGCCGATGCCGCGATGCTCGCGCTGCAGAACCGACCGGAGATCCAGCGGGCCATCATCTCGATCGACGACACGGCCATCCGCCTGCAGGTAGCGGACAACGCCCGTCTGCCGCTGCTGGATCTGCGGGCGCAGACCCGCTTCAGCGCTCTTGGCGACAATCTCGGCAACTCGTACGACAACCTGCTGGAAGGGAACTTCGTCAACTTCCTGGTGAGCCTGAACTTCGAGGCCCCCATCGGCAACCGCGCCGCCGAGGCGGAATACGGTGCGCGGCGGCTGGAGCAGAACCAGGCGGTGATCGCGTACCGCGCCGCGGTGACAGGCGTGGTCGGCGAGGTCAAGACCGCGCTGACGCAGGTGGTCGCCGCGTACACCCTGATCGAGCAGTCTCACGCGGCCCGCCTGGCCTCGGCGGAGGATCTGCGGGCGCTGCAGATCGAGGTCGAGAACCTCCAGGGGTACACCCCGGAGAGCCTGGACCGGACCCTGCGGAGCCAGGAGCGGCTTGCGGCTTCGGAGCAGGAAGAGATCCAGGCGCTGCTGGACTACAACACAAGCCTCTCGCGGCTGTTCACGGCGATGGGCACCTCGCTGGAGCGGAACCGGATCACCTTCGACGTGCCCAACGTGCCGCAAACCGCGATCCGCAGCCCGTTCAACCCGTTCTACTCGATGCCGTAG
- a CDS encoding threonylcarbamoyl-AMP synthase: protein MRHDDLARAVEILRAGGVVAFPTETVYGLGADALSANAVQRVYELKGRPAHNPLIVHVTGRDMAARVCSGWNDDAESLARAFWPGPLSIVVPRGPGLPDGVTGGGTTVAVRSPDHPMALALLFEFGGPLVGPSANLSGRVSPTTAEHVRQSFSEEDVFVLDGGACPTGIESTVVLIDGQTIRVLRPGVIGAAQIAKVLRKLVEPAGSAAAVRTADRAPLPSPGMLDTHYAPACDAVLFEPHDYERLLASSRDVIVILTHEPRSVPPPHRVLQMPADANRYAKELYATLRAADETKPSLIAVERPPPADPINPDAEIWEAVLDRLARATRPFR, encoded by the coding sequence ATGCGTCACGACGACCTGGCCCGTGCCGTTGAGATCCTCCGCGCCGGCGGCGTGGTCGCGTTCCCGACCGAAACGGTCTATGGCCTCGGGGCCGATGCTCTTTCGGCGAACGCCGTGCAGCGGGTGTACGAACTCAAAGGCCGGCCCGCACACAACCCGCTAATCGTGCACGTCACCGGCCGCGACATGGCCGCCAGGGTCTGCTCCGGATGGAACGACGACGCCGAGTCGCTCGCGCGGGCGTTCTGGCCCGGGCCGCTCTCGATCGTCGTCCCCCGCGGCCCGGGGTTGCCCGATGGGGTCACGGGGGGAGGTACGACCGTGGCCGTCCGGAGCCCGGACCATCCGATGGCGCTGGCCCTGCTGTTCGAGTTCGGCGGTCCGCTGGTCGGGCCGAGCGCCAACCTCTCGGGGCGGGTGTCGCCGACCACGGCCGAGCACGTGCGGCAGTCGTTCTCGGAGGAAGATGTGTTTGTTCTGGATGGCGGCGCGTGCCCGACGGGGATCGAATCGACCGTCGTGCTTATCGACGGGCAGACCATCCGTGTGCTCCGCCCGGGGGTGATCGGGGCGGCGCAGATCGCCAAAGTGCTGCGGAAGCTCGTCGAACCCGCAGGGAGCGCCGCCGCCGTAAGAACGGCGGATCGGGCGCCCCTCCCGAGCCCCGGCATGCTCGACACGCACTACGCCCCCGCGTGCGATGCCGTGCTGTTCGAGCCGCACGACTACGAGCGACTGCTCGCCTCATCCCGTGACGTCATCGTGATCCTGACACACGAGCCCCGGTCGGTCCCTCCGCCGCACCGGGTGCTGCAAATGCCGGCGGATGCAAACCGGTACGCCAAGGAGTTGTACGCGACTCTTCGCGCGGCGGACGAGACGAAGCCCTCGTTGATCGCCGTAGAGCGTCCACCGCCCGCCGACCCCATCAACCCCGATGCAGAGATCTGGGAGGCGGTCCTGGACCGACTGGCTCGGGCGACGCGGCCGTTCCGTTAG
- a CDS encoding DinB family protein, with amino-acid sequence MAKKKGRKKSARKATKASAKPARRPVRKPAPKTGRSRRKVSPRRAGAHRRLRAAAPPAASRDRAVTSLRFAHTMLVDMIKDFPLDKVTFQASPTDNHVLWTIGHLAATYAWFATALGVSAPALPPEFNTLFGSGTKPVPDANAYPPFAEVRKAFDASFDAMLAGALSLPDAMLTAPCAVDTGGFCRDRLDALEKAAWHEGWHSGQVSGIRRALGIKPLMG; translated from the coding sequence ATGGCGAAGAAGAAAGGTCGGAAGAAGTCCGCTCGCAAGGCAACCAAGGCATCCGCGAAGCCGGCCCGCCGACCGGTGCGCAAGCCGGCACCCAAGACCGGCCGATCACGCCGCAAGGTTTCGCCCCGGCGTGCGGGCGCTCATCGCCGGCTCCGCGCCGCCGCGCCGCCCGCGGCGAGCAGGGATCGTGCCGTCACCTCCCTGCGGTTTGCTCACACCATGCTCGTTGACATGATCAAGGACTTCCCGCTCGACAAAGTGACCTTCCAGGCTTCGCCCACCGACAACCACGTGCTGTGGACCATCGGCCATCTCGCGGCGACGTACGCCTGGTTCGCTACGGCGCTTGGTGTCTCGGCGCCGGCGCTCCCGCCGGAGTTCAACACGCTCTTCGGCTCCGGGACCAAGCCGGTCCCCGACGCCAACGCCTACCCACCCTTCGCCGAGGTGCGGAAGGCCTTCGATGCCTCGTTCGACGCCATGCTCGCCGGCGCCCTCTCGCTCCCAGATGCGATGCTCACCGCGCCCTGTGCGGTCGACACGGGCGGCTTCTGCCGTGACCGGCTCGACGCCCTGGAGAAAGCCGCGTGGCACGAAGGGTGGCACAGCGGCCAGGTCAGCGGGATCCGCCGGGCTCTTGGAATCAAGCCGTTGATGGGATGA
- a CDS encoding NADP-dependent isocitrate dehydrogenase (catalyzes the formation of 2-oxoglutarate from isocitrate), with translation MSGRLPIALAPGDGIGPEIMAAVLEVFEKAGVNDHLEFIPVEMGRAVFEQGNTRGLTDGAIRTTEDCGVLFKGPMATPKGGGGKSINVTARKLWNAFANLRHFITLPGVETVYSRAGINVDFYVVRENIEDTYGGIEHRLSNDVMQCKRLISAPGSDDVHRFAFHTARRLGIKSVFCGHKANIMKLTDGLFLDRFRVAAKEFPEITTGDVIIDALCMNLVLKPQQYEMIVLPNLQGDIVSDLAAGLVGGLGFAPSANIGNNISIFEAVHGTAPDIAGRGVANPTALLLSGLMMLRHLGLLRQAAIIENALLSALESGVHTGDFGSPTVPPVGTRDFAAAIMDRLGGTPRTVPARTVPEQGSPTFKRGPRPVSQPVVRTFQNVVSHVVGCDIYLDTRLSTIELAEQMNRLCADSPFQLTLISNRGTQVWPTGSVFTECVDYYRVRFELRDGIGAGAFGQGPTIALLDRVAEKFIVCTYELLRVFDGQKGYSLAQGQ, from the coding sequence ATGTCAGGCCGCCTGCCCATTGCCCTCGCCCCCGGAGACGGGATCGGCCCCGAGATCATGGCCGCCGTGCTGGAGGTGTTTGAGAAGGCCGGCGTCAATGACCACCTCGAGTTCATCCCGGTGGAAATGGGACGCGCGGTGTTTGAGCAAGGGAACACCCGAGGTCTGACCGACGGCGCCATCCGGACGACCGAGGATTGTGGCGTGCTGTTCAAGGGCCCGATGGCCACACCCAAGGGGGGTGGCGGCAAATCGATCAACGTGACGGCGCGGAAACTGTGGAACGCATTCGCGAACCTGCGGCACTTCATCACGCTGCCGGGCGTCGAGACGGTGTACTCCCGCGCCGGGATCAACGTCGATTTCTACGTGGTCCGCGAGAACATCGAGGATACCTACGGCGGGATCGAGCACCGGCTGAGCAACGACGTGATGCAGTGCAAGCGGCTGATCTCCGCGCCGGGATCGGACGACGTGCACCGGTTCGCGTTCCACACAGCGCGCCGGCTCGGGATCAAGTCCGTGTTCTGCGGCCACAAGGCCAACATCATGAAGCTGACCGACGGGCTCTTCCTCGACCGGTTCCGGGTCGCGGCGAAGGAGTTCCCGGAGATCACGACGGGCGACGTCATCATCGACGCACTGTGCATGAACCTGGTGCTCAAGCCGCAGCAGTACGAGATGATCGTGCTCCCGAACCTGCAAGGCGACATCGTGAGCGACCTCGCGGCGGGGCTCGTCGGCGGGCTGGGCTTTGCGCCCTCGGCCAACATCGGCAACAACATCTCGATCTTCGAGGCGGTGCACGGGACCGCTCCGGACATCGCGGGGCGCGGGGTCGCCAACCCCACGGCGCTGCTGCTGTCCGGGTTGATGATGCTCCGGCACCTCGGGCTGCTGCGGCAGGCCGCGATTATCGAGAACGCCCTGCTGAGCGCCCTTGAGTCCGGCGTGCACACCGGGGATTTCGGCAGCCCGACCGTCCCGCCGGTCGGCACGCGGGACTTCGCCGCGGCGATCATGGACCGGCTAGGCGGGACGCCGAGGACGGTCCCCGCGAGGACGGTCCCGGAGCAGGGCTCGCCGACGTTCAAGCGCGGTCCACGCCCCGTGAGCCAGCCTGTGGTCCGCACCTTCCAGAACGTCGTGAGCCACGTCGTTGGGTGCGACATCTACCTCGATACCCGGCTGAGCACGATCGAACTGGCGGAGCAGATGAACCGGCTGTGCGCCGACTCCCCGTTCCAGCTCACGCTCATCAGCAACCGCGGCACGCAGGTGTGGCCGACGGGCAGCGTGTTCACCGAGTGCGTGGACTACTACCGCGTTCGGTTCGAACTCCGCGACGGGATCGGCGCCGGGGCGTTCGGGCAGGGCCCGACGATCGCCCTGCTGGACCGTGTCGCGGAGAAGTTCATCGTGTGCACGTACGAACTGCTGCGTGTCTTCGACGGGCAGAAGGGGTACTCGCTGGCGCAGGGGCAGTAG
- a CDS encoding glycosyltransferase: MRIVLVNWAPIWDGARFGGGVNGYCQSLALELVERGHEVVSLFGGLVYVPRPRHCFVRRHDDWLGVRIFEVINSPVLAPSMAQFAEPAGEIAQPELERVLSNLFCTLRPDAVHWHNVEGFSAGCVSAAKRSGARVIYSLHNYHTLCPQVTLTREHRWACHDFDAGRSCETCVKSEPPAVERARREADYQRRHAEESAAGAGERLRAEWGSFKHELSWPKRIIVKAARVAHAALDVRRLRAGPDGGIYLPGRPVVEAADVRGARPHRGDESRGQAAAIAFERSAPPVRDPRDKPVLNILQPRALGAPGNAYATRRRAMVEMLASCDKVLAVSSFVREMYASMGVPGDRIETMPIGSRIVGVARRHRELLFDPPPFDERPATQQRPVRLVFLGYNHFNKGLPLLAEALGLLSADVSRAIDLSVFALGGETIEWRFRRLEPRLARLSTAHGYQIHDIPWCLGGKDLTYVGSTWWDPGPQTVFESFACGVPVLGAALGGIPDFVRHDHNGLLFRGNDAASLADQIAGIVARPERLNRLRANVRPPKDMAEHAAELERTYCGDVLPGGSPYPVGGDAILPIAARRPAGTASAGR, encoded by the coding sequence ATGCGCATCGTTCTGGTCAACTGGGCCCCGATCTGGGATGGAGCCCGATTCGGTGGTGGTGTCAACGGCTATTGCCAATCGCTCGCACTGGAACTGGTGGAGCGCGGGCACGAGGTGGTCAGTCTGTTCGGCGGTTTGGTGTATGTGCCGCGTCCGCGACACTGTTTCGTGCGACGTCACGACGATTGGCTGGGCGTCCGGATCTTCGAGGTCATCAACTCGCCGGTGCTCGCGCCGTCAATGGCGCAGTTCGCCGAGCCTGCGGGCGAGATCGCCCAACCGGAACTGGAGCGAGTTCTTTCGAATCTGTTCTGCACGCTGCGGCCCGACGCCGTGCATTGGCACAACGTCGAAGGCTTCAGCGCCGGGTGTGTGAGCGCCGCGAAGCGTTCCGGCGCCAGGGTGATCTACAGCCTCCACAACTACCACACCCTGTGCCCGCAGGTCACGCTGACACGCGAGCACCGGTGGGCCTGCCACGACTTTGACGCCGGGCGTTCGTGCGAGACGTGCGTGAAGTCCGAGCCGCCCGCGGTTGAGCGGGCCAGGCGCGAGGCGGACTACCAGCGGCGGCACGCCGAGGAGTCCGCCGCGGGCGCGGGCGAGCGATTGCGGGCCGAGTGGGGGTCGTTCAAGCACGAACTCTCGTGGCCCAAGCGGATCATCGTGAAGGCTGCGCGGGTGGCTCACGCGGCCCTGGACGTGCGGCGGCTGCGAGCGGGGCCCGATGGCGGCATCTATCTTCCCGGCCGGCCCGTCGTGGAGGCGGCCGATGTGCGCGGCGCCCGACCGCACCGGGGCGACGAATCGCGAGGCCAGGCGGCGGCGATCGCGTTCGAACGCTCGGCGCCACCCGTGCGAGACCCGCGCGACAAGCCGGTGCTCAACATCCTGCAGCCGCGGGCGCTGGGCGCCCCAGGGAACGCCTACGCCACGCGGCGGCGCGCCATGGTCGAGATGCTCGCGTCCTGCGACAAGGTGTTGGCGGTCTCCTCTTTTGTCCGCGAGATGTACGCGTCGATGGGGGTCCCCGGCGACCGGATCGAAACCATGCCGATCGGATCGCGGATCGTGGGTGTCGCACGGCGTCACCGGGAGTTGCTGTTCGATCCTCCGCCGTTTGACGAGCGTCCGGCGACGCAGCAGAGGCCGGTCAGGCTCGTATTCCTCGGGTACAACCACTTCAACAAGGGCCTGCCCCTGCTCGCCGAGGCGCTCGGGCTGCTCAGCGCTGATGTGTCGCGGGCGATCGACCTCTCGGTGTTCGCCCTGGGCGGCGAGACGATCGAGTGGCGGTTCCGACGCCTTGAGCCGCGCCTCGCGCGCCTCAGCACGGCGCACGGTTACCAGATCCACGACATCCCCTGGTGCCTCGGTGGAAAGGACCTCACCTATGTCGGGAGCACATGGTGGGACCCGGGACCCCAGACGGTGTTCGAGTCATTTGCCTGCGGCGTGCCGGTGCTCGGCGCGGCTCTCGGCGGTATCCCCGACTTTGTTCGGCACGACCACAACGGGCTGCTCTTCCGCGGCAACGACGCCGCCTCGCTGGCCGACCAGATCGCGGGAATCGTGGCGCGACCGGAGCGGCTCAACCGCCTGAGGGCGAACGTGCGTCCGCCCAAGGACATGGCGGAGCACGCGGCGGAACTCGAGCGGACCTACTGCGGCGATGTCCTGCCGGGGGGCAGCCCCTATCCCGTGGGCGGCGATGCAATCCTGCCGATCGCCGCGCGTCGGCCGGCTGGGACGGCTTCGGCCGGTCGCTGA